One window of Puntigrus tetrazona isolate hp1 chromosome 14, ASM1883169v1, whole genome shotgun sequence genomic DNA carries:
- the zgc:101583 gene encoding magnesium transporter NIPA2 encodes MDAANRSDFYIGLALAVSSTIFIGGSFILKKKGLLRLAKKGSTRAGQGGYAYLKEWLWWAGLISMGIGEGANFAAYAFAPATLVTPLGALSVLVSAVLSSYFLSERLNIHGKIGCLLCIFGSTVMVLHAPQEEEVATLIAMAEKLKDPGFIAFAVCIVVSSLALIFFVAPRYGQKNVLVYILICSVIGSLSVSCVKGLGIGIKELFAGTAVLKEPLFWALLICLVICISIQISYLNKALDIFNTSIVTPIYYVFFTTSVMACSAILFKEWLQMSADGAAGTVSGFLTIIIGIFLIHAFKDINFKLDSLPLYLHVGSQDRTWNQPYIALPTEDRTTMIDESDLTKQTNAKSFFPESSGIRSNGTFIT; translated from the exons ATGGATGCTGCAAACCGCTCTGACTTCTACATTGGTTTGGCACTTGCTGTAAGCTCGACTATTTTCATCGGTGGCAGTTTTATATTGAAAAAGAAAGGCTTATTACGATTGGCCAAAAAGGGCTCTACTAGAGCAG GTCAAGGTGGATATGCATACCTTAAAGAATGGTTGTGGTGGGCTGGGCTTATATCAA tgggAATAGGTGAGGGAGCAAATTTTGCAGCTTATGCATTTGCTCCTGCCACATTAGTAACGCCTCTGGGAGCATTGAGCGTTTTGGTCAG tgCTGTGCTTTCGTCGTATTTCCTGAGTGAGCGTCTGAATATCCATGGGAAAATCGGCTGTTTGCTGTGTATCTTCGGTTCCACTGTTATGGTGCTTCATGCTCCGCAAGAAGAGGAGGTTGCTACTTTGATTGCAATGGCAGAGAAACTGAAAGATCCAG GATTCATCGCTTTTGCTGTCTGCATTGTTGTCAGCAGCCTGGCCCTGATCTTCTTTGTCGCACCTCGCTATGGTCAGAAGAATGTGCTGGTGTACATCCTCATCTGCTCTGTGATTGGTTCGTTGTCTGTGTCCTGTGTGAAAGGCCTTGGCATTGGGATCAAAGAGCTGTTCGCTGGAACGGCCGTTCTGAAAGAGCCGCTGTTCTGGGCCCTTCTCATATGCCTTGTGATCTGCATCAGTATCCAGATAAGCTACCTTAATAAAGCCCTCGACATCTTCAACACTTCTATAGTTACACCTATTTATTATGTCTTCTTCACCACGTCTGTCATGGCTTGTTCAGCAATCTTGTTTAAAGAGTGGCTTCAAATGTCTGCTGACGGAGCTGCTGGGACTGTTAGTGGCTTTCTTACCATCATCATTGGCATTTTTCTCATCCACGCGTTCAAGGATATAAACTTCAAGCTGGACTCTTTACCTTTATATCTGCACGTTGGCTCTCAAGACAGAACGTGGAACCAACCGTACATTGCTTTGCCGACCGAAGATAGGACTACTATGATCGATGAAAGCGATCtgactaaacaaacaaatgcaaagagCTTTTTTCCTGAGAGTTCAGGCATAAGGAGCAATGGTACATTTATTACCTAG
- the timm8a gene encoding mitochondrial import inner membrane translocase subunit Tim8 A produces MDNQGVTADPQLQQFIEIESQKQRFQQLVHQMTEVCWEKCMDKPGPKLDSRTEVCFVNCVERFIDTSQFILNRLEQTQRSRGTFSETMTD; encoded by the exons ATGGATAATCAAGGAGTCACGGCAGACCCTCAACTGCAGCAGTTCATCGAGATCGAGTCTCAGAAGCAGAGGTTTCAGCAGCTGGTTCATCAGATGACAGAAGTGTgctgg GAGAAGTGCATGGATAAGCCTGGCCCGAAGCTCGACTCCAGAACAGAGGTGTGTTTTGTAAACTGTGTGGAACGATTTATCGATACAAGTCAGTTCATCCTTAACAGACTAGAGCAAACACAGAGGAGTAGAGGAACCTTCTCTGAGACCATGACAGACTAG
- the LOC122358267 gene encoding cytochrome b-c1 complex subunit 8 codes for MGHHFGDLAKIRHVITYSISPFEQRAFPNYLSKGIPNVWRRFKSSVFKIAPPMIVMYMTYTWGNHVHEQTKKKNPADYENDQ; via the exons ATGGGTCATCACTTCGGAGATTTGGCCAAGATAAGGCATGTGATCACCTACAGTATTTCTCCCTTTGAGCAGAGGGCTTTCCCAAACTACTTGTCTAAAGGAATCCCGAATGTTTGGAGACGATTTAAATCATCTGTATTCAAGATTGCCCCAC CCATGATCGTGATGTACATGACCTACACGTGGGGCAATCACGTTCACGAACAGACCAAGAAAAAGAATCCAGCAGACTACGAGAATGACCAGTGA
- the gsr gene encoding glutathione reductase, mitochondrial isoform X2 has product MYRKRISATGTHVTAALHRLFCRSMASDSVTRFDFLVIGAGSGGLAGARRAAELGATAAVIESHKLGGTCVNVGCVPKKVMWNTSTHAEYLHDHEDYGFEGAKAHFNWQLIKRKRDAYVSRLNHIYRNNLDKAKIESIHGYARFTDDSEPTVEVNGKKYTAPHILIATGGHPSTVNENDIPGASLGITSDGFFDLDSCPKRSVIVGAGYIAVEMAGILSTLGSKTSIIIRQGGVLRNFDALISSNCTKELQNHGIDLRKNTQVKSVQKTDKGLSVTLVTKDPDDKDAQEKYGTIQEVDCLLWAIGREPNTAGLNLSSIGVKVDEKGNIVVDEFQNTTRAGVYAVGDVCGRALLTPVAIAAGRKLAHRLFEGKPDSKISYDNIPTVVFSHPPIGTVGLTEDEAIKTWGKDNVKVYTTSFTPMYYAITTRKSQCIMKLVCAGKNEKVVGLHMQGFGCDEMLQGFAVAVNMGATKEDFDRTIAIHPTSSEELVTLR; this is encoded by the exons aTGTACCGCAAAAGGATTTCCGCTACAGGTACACATGTAACGGCTGCACTTCACCG ACTCTTCTGTCGCAGCATGGCCTCTGATTCTGTAACGCGCTTTGATTTCCTGGTGATCGGCGCAGGATCAGGAGGGCTGGCCGGTGCGCGCCGGGCGGCTGAACTCGGTGCCACTGCAGCCGTGATCGAAAGTCACAAACTCGGAGGTACCTGC GTGAATGTTGGCTGTGTTCCTAAAAAG GTGATGTGGAACACATCCACCCATGCAGAGTATCTCCATGATCATGAGGACTATGGTTTTGAGGGAGCAAAAGCACATTTCAACTGGCA GCTAATTAAACGCAAAAGGGATGCTTACGTTAGTCGGCTGAATCATATCTACCGGAACAACCTTGACAAG GCCAAAATTGAGTCTATTCATGGCTATGCAAGGTTCACAGATGATTCTGAACCCACTGTTGAagttaatggaaaaaaatacacagctcCTCATATCTTAATCGCCACTGGTGGCCACCCGTCCACAGTCAATGAGAATGATATCCCAG GAGCCAGTTTAGGCATTACAAGCGATGGATTCTTTGACCTTGACTCTTGCCCAAA ACGTAGTGTGATAGTGGGGGCAGGATATATCGCTGTGGAGATGGCTGGTATCCTTTCCACTTTGGGGTCCAAAACGTCCATCATTATACGACAAGGAGGG GTACTGAGGAACTTCGATGCCTTGATAAGCTCGAATTGCACGAAAGAATTGCAAAATCATGGTATTGACTTACGGAAAAATACTCAG GTGAAGTCAGTGCAGAAGACAGACAAAGGCCTTTCTGTTACGCTGGTGACAAAAGACCCCGATGACAAAGACGCACAGGAGAAGTACGGCACCATCCAGGAGGTGGACTGTCTGCTCTGGGCTATTGGCAGGGAACCCAACACCGCTGGCCTCAATCTCAGTTCAATA GGCGTCAAGGTTGATGAAAAGGGGAATATCGTGGTGGATGAGTTCCAGAACACCACTCGTGCAGGCGTCTATGCAGTCGGGGATGTTTGCGGGAGAGCTCTTCTTACACCTG tTGCTATTGCTGCTGGCAGAAAGCTTGCTCACCGGCTGTTTGAGGGCAAACCAGACTCCAAAATCAGTTACGACAATATCCCTACTGTTGTGTTCAGCCACCCACCTATTGGCACAGTGGGACTAACTGAAG atgaaGCAATCAAGACCTGGGGAAAGGACAACGTGAAGGTTTATACCACTTCGTTCACCCCCATGTATTATGCCATCACCACTCGAAAGAGTCAGTGCATCATGAAGTTGGTGTGTGCAGGCAAAAATGAGAAG GTTGTTGGTCTCCATATGCAGGGTTTTGGCTGTGATGAGATGCTTCAGGGTTTTGCTGTGGCTGTGAACATGGGAGCCACTAAAGAAGACTTTGACAGAACCATTGCCATCCACCCGACCTCCTCAGAGGAGCTAGTGACACTACGCTAA
- the gsr gene encoding glutathione reductase, mitochondrial isoform X1 has translation MEILSPLARLRASFLTLGRPLSSSRRLFCRSMASDSVTRFDFLVIGAGSGGLAGARRAAELGATAAVIESHKLGGTCVNVGCVPKKVMWNTSTHAEYLHDHEDYGFEGAKAHFNWQLIKRKRDAYVSRLNHIYRNNLDKAKIESIHGYARFTDDSEPTVEVNGKKYTAPHILIATGGHPSTVNENDIPGASLGITSDGFFDLDSCPKRSVIVGAGYIAVEMAGILSTLGSKTSIIIRQGGVLRNFDALISSNCTKELQNHGIDLRKNTQVKSVQKTDKGLSVTLVTKDPDDKDAQEKYGTIQEVDCLLWAIGREPNTAGLNLSSIGVKVDEKGNIVVDEFQNTTRAGVYAVGDVCGRALLTPVAIAAGRKLAHRLFEGKPDSKISYDNIPTVVFSHPPIGTVGLTEDEAIKTWGKDNVKVYTTSFTPMYYAITTRKSQCIMKLVCAGKNEKVVGLHMQGFGCDEMLQGFAVAVNMGATKEDFDRTIAIHPTSSEELVTLR, from the exons ATGGAGATATTAAGCCCTCTGGCTCGACTGCGAGCGTCTTTTCTTACTCTTGGACGTCCGCTGTCGTCTTCTCGTAGACTCTTCTGTCGCAGCATGGCCTCTGATTCTGTAACGCGCTTTGATTTCCTGGTGATCGGCGCAGGATCAGGAGGGCTGGCCGGTGCGCGCCGGGCGGCTGAACTCGGTGCCACTGCAGCCGTGATCGAAAGTCACAAACTCGGAGGTACCTGC GTGAATGTTGGCTGTGTTCCTAAAAAG GTGATGTGGAACACATCCACCCATGCAGAGTATCTCCATGATCATGAGGACTATGGTTTTGAGGGAGCAAAAGCACATTTCAACTGGCA GCTAATTAAACGCAAAAGGGATGCTTACGTTAGTCGGCTGAATCATATCTACCGGAACAACCTTGACAAG GCCAAAATTGAGTCTATTCATGGCTATGCAAGGTTCACAGATGATTCTGAACCCACTGTTGAagttaatggaaaaaaatacacagctcCTCATATCTTAATCGCCACTGGTGGCCACCCGTCCACAGTCAATGAGAATGATATCCCAG GAGCCAGTTTAGGCATTACAAGCGATGGATTCTTTGACCTTGACTCTTGCCCAAA ACGTAGTGTGATAGTGGGGGCAGGATATATCGCTGTGGAGATGGCTGGTATCCTTTCCACTTTGGGGTCCAAAACGTCCATCATTATACGACAAGGAGGG GTACTGAGGAACTTCGATGCCTTGATAAGCTCGAATTGCACGAAAGAATTGCAAAATCATGGTATTGACTTACGGAAAAATACTCAG GTGAAGTCAGTGCAGAAGACAGACAAAGGCCTTTCTGTTACGCTGGTGACAAAAGACCCCGATGACAAAGACGCACAGGAGAAGTACGGCACCATCCAGGAGGTGGACTGTCTGCTCTGGGCTATTGGCAGGGAACCCAACACCGCTGGCCTCAATCTCAGTTCAATA GGCGTCAAGGTTGATGAAAAGGGGAATATCGTGGTGGATGAGTTCCAGAACACCACTCGTGCAGGCGTCTATGCAGTCGGGGATGTTTGCGGGAGAGCTCTTCTTACACCTG tTGCTATTGCTGCTGGCAGAAAGCTTGCTCACCGGCTGTTTGAGGGCAAACCAGACTCCAAAATCAGTTACGACAATATCCCTACTGTTGTGTTCAGCCACCCACCTATTGGCACAGTGGGACTAACTGAAG atgaaGCAATCAAGACCTGGGGAAAGGACAACGTGAAGGTTTATACCACTTCGTTCACCCCCATGTATTATGCCATCACCACTCGAAAGAGTCAGTGCATCATGAAGTTGGTGTGTGCAGGCAAAAATGAGAAG GTTGTTGGTCTCCATATGCAGGGTTTTGGCTGTGATGAGATGCTTCAGGGTTTTGCTGTGGCTGTGAACATGGGAGCCACTAAAGAAGACTTTGACAGAACCATTGCCATCCACCCGACCTCCTCAGAGGAGCTAGTGACACTACGCTAA
- the hnrnpa0l gene encoding heterogeneous nuclear ribonucleoprotein A0, like, with translation MTNQLCKLFVGGLNVQTTDEGLRAHFEQYGQLTDCVVVMNQPLQRSRCFGFVTYSSVEEADAAMAARPHVVDGNNVDLKRAVAREDAGRPEALAKVKKIFVGGLKDDIEDEHLQEYFSQFGAIEKAQVITDKDTGKKRGFGFVYFEDNDSADKAVVMKFHMISGHKVEVKKALTKQEMQAAGGRGGRGGRGMGRGSGYGGGRGGYYSDYGYQNGGYGNDGNYESQSSYGGGYSDQMGGGYGNGNGYSDFGEGYGQQPSGYGAMKAGYYSGRSSGPYPRGGGGGGGGYGRGGYGGY, from the coding sequence ATGACTAACCAGCTTTGTAAACTGTTCGTTGGCGGCCTGAACGTCCAAACGACCGACGAAGGCTTGAGGGCACATTTTGAGCAATATGGACAGTTGACCGACTGTGTGGTGGTGATGAACCAGCCGCTGCAGCGCTCCCGGTGCTTCGGCTTTGTAACGTACTCGAGCGTTGAGGAAGCGGACGCCGCCATGGCAGCTAGGCCTCATGTCGTGGATGGCAACAACGTGGATCTGAAGCGAGCGGTGGCCCGGGAAGACGCCGGCAGACCGGAGGCGCTAGCCAAGGTCAAGAAAATATTTGTAGGGGGGTTGAAAGACGACATCGAAGACGAACACCTCCAAGAGTATTTCTCCCAGTTCGGCGCCATCGAGAAGGCTCAGGTCATCACCGACAAAGACACCGGGAAAAAGCGAGGCTTCGGTTTCGTCTACTTTGAAGATAACGACTCCGCCGATAAAGCCGTCGTCATGAAGTTCCACATGATCAGCGGGCACAAGGTTGAGGTGAAGAAGGCTCTCACGAAACAAGAGATGCAAGCTGCCGGTGGTCGCGGCGGCAGGGGAGGCCGAGGAATGGGCCGGGGAAGCGGCTATGGCGGCGGAAGAGGTGGTTACTATAGTGACTACGGCTATCAGAACGGCGGCTACGGTAACGATGGCAACTACGAAAGCCAAAGTAGCTACGGAGGAGGCTACAGTGACCAGATGGGCGGCGGATACGGCAACGGGAATGGCTACAGCGATTTCGGCGAGGGTTATGGACAGCAGCCTTCGGGCTACGGCGCTATGAAAGCAGGCTACTATTCCGGCAGGAGCAGTGGGCCCTACCCACGCGGAGGCGGcggtggaggaggaggataTGGAAGAGGTGGCTACGGTGGATATTAG